In Alkalihalobacillus sp. FSL W8-0930, a single window of DNA contains:
- the trpA gene encoding tryptophan synthase subunit alpha — protein sequence MSSERLQNQLNQDKELFIPFITAGDPTPEVTIDLALTLQEAGASILELGIPYSDPLADGPTIQAASKRALSNGMSLTDALKLVPEMRDRGLTIPVIIFTYVNPLFQYGIKRFTEEAAAFGVDGILVPDLPYEESDQLSQYCENENLSLISLVAPTSKERIKKIASRAQGFLYCVSSLGVTGARTDLDPRIESFLKTVKEASEVPIAVGFGISTREQVQTIQGLADGVVVGSALVEQIEKQGESLKNSDEKELALQRIKSFVKALISE from the coding sequence ATGAGCAGTGAGCGTTTGCAAAATCAATTAAATCAAGATAAAGAACTATTTATTCCATTTATTACAGCCGGTGATCCAACTCCCGAGGTTACGATTGATCTCGCGCTTACATTGCAGGAAGCTGGAGCCTCCATTCTTGAGCTTGGCATTCCTTACTCTGATCCATTAGCCGATGGTCCAACGATTCAAGCTGCGTCCAAACGAGCGCTTTCAAATGGTATGAGTTTAACGGATGCTCTAAAACTTGTTCCAGAGATGCGAGATAGAGGGCTAACAATTCCTGTCATCATTTTCACGTATGTGAACCCTCTATTCCAATATGGCATAAAGCGTTTTACGGAAGAAGCAGCCGCATTTGGAGTAGACGGAATCTTAGTCCCTGACCTTCCTTACGAGGAAAGCGATCAACTTAGTCAGTATTGTGAAAACGAAAATTTGTCGTTAATCTCGCTTGTAGCCCCGACATCTAAAGAACGGATCAAAAAAATTGCTAGTCGTGCTCAAGGGTTTTTGTATTGTGTATCTTCCTTGGGAGTAACAGGTGCACGAACGGACCTTGATCCACGTATTGAATCATTTTTAAAAACAGTAAAAGAGGCAAGTGAGGTACCAATAGCTGTTGGTTTTGGCATTTCAACAAGGGAACAGGTACAAACCATTCAAGGGCTAGCAGACGGAGTGGTCGTAGGAAGCGCGCTTGTTGAACAAATAGAGAAACAAGGGGAGAGTCTAAAGAATTCTGATGAAAAAGAATTAGCGCTTCAACGTATTAAATCATTTGTCAAAGCACTCATTTCAGAGTAA
- the trpC gene encoding indole-3-glycerol phosphate synthase TrpC codes for MLETILETKKQELLSLELPPTQQVTKRSLYRALREPNRQVGLIAEVKKASPSKGLIREDFQPVEIAQAYEASGADAISVLTDQQYFQGHRDYLTAIKKETTIPVMRKDFIIDEQQVEESARIGADAILLIAGTVTDEALHELYQSAHHKGMECLVEVHAADELTRLLEVFTPQLIGINNRNLKTFVTSLKQTEEIAKGVPAGTMFVSESGIHTPKDLNQVSLAGASAVLVGESLMRAESPNLGIKYLFGEK; via the coding sequence ATGCTTGAGACTATATTGGAAACAAAAAAACAAGAGTTATTATCACTTGAGTTACCACCGACACAACAGGTGACAAAAAGATCTCTGTACAGGGCATTAAGAGAGCCAAACCGACAAGTAGGGTTGATAGCAGAAGTGAAAAAAGCTTCACCATCAAAGGGATTAATTCGAGAAGATTTTCAACCTGTGGAGATTGCTCAAGCATATGAAGCGTCTGGAGCAGATGCGATCTCGGTTTTAACTGATCAACAATACTTTCAAGGACATCGTGATTATTTAACAGCCATTAAGAAAGAAACAACCATTCCAGTTATGCGCAAAGATTTTATTATTGATGAACAGCAAGTAGAAGAAAGTGCACGCATCGGGGCAGACGCCATTTTACTCATAGCTGGAACAGTGACGGATGAAGCCTTACACGAGCTGTATCAATCTGCTCATCATAAAGGGATGGAGTGTTTGGTTGAGGTTCATGCTGCTGATGAGCTTACACGGTTACTTGAGGTTTTTACTCCACAACTAATCGGTATTAATAATCGTAACTTAAAAACATTTGTCACATCTCTCAAGCAAACAGAGGAGATTGCTAAAGGAGTACCAGCGGGCACAATGTTTGTAAGTGAAAGTGGTATTCATACTCCAAAAGATCTTAATCAAGTGAGCCTTGCGGGAGCTTCCGCAGTACTCGTAGGAGAGTCTCTTATGCGCGCAGAATCTCCGAATCTTGGAATCAAGTATCTTTTTGGAGAAAAATAG
- the trpB gene encoding tryptophan synthase subunit beta yields MTNYNPDENGRFGEFGGKYVPETLMSVIEELEQALAEAMDDQAFIDEYHEHLREYAGRPTALSYAKNISEQIGGAKIYLKREDLLHTGAHKLNNAMGQALLAKRMGKTKIVAETGAGQHGVATATIAARFGLECKVFMGTEDIERQALNVFRMELLGAEVVPAESGSRTLKDATNEAIRYWVANAEDTFYLIGSVVGPHPYPKMVRDFQRIIGDEAKRQLLEAEGCLPSEIIACVGGGSNAIGTFYPYLEDDVVLTGVEAAGLGVNTDKHAATITKGTPGVIHGSLTYLIQDAAGQIIEPYSISAGLDYPGVGPEHAFLASEGRVNYKSVTDQQALDALSRLAKEEGIIPAIESSHALAIAFEHAANRSNDEIILVCLSGRGDKDVHTIRKHLQGGDDHEQ; encoded by the coding sequence ATGACGAACTATAATCCGGATGAAAATGGACGCTTTGGAGAATTTGGTGGTAAATATGTGCCTGAAACGCTAATGAGTGTCATTGAAGAGCTTGAACAAGCCTTAGCAGAAGCCATGGATGATCAAGCGTTTATTGATGAGTACCATGAACATTTACGTGAATACGCAGGGCGCCCTACAGCCCTTTCCTATGCTAAAAATATAAGTGAACAGATTGGCGGGGCGAAAATATATTTAAAACGTGAAGATCTGCTTCACACAGGTGCTCACAAATTAAATAATGCAATGGGTCAAGCACTGCTTGCAAAGCGGATGGGGAAAACAAAGATTGTCGCAGAAACAGGTGCAGGTCAACATGGCGTGGCAACGGCAACGATTGCGGCTCGTTTTGGTTTAGAGTGCAAAGTGTTTATGGGAACAGAAGATATTGAACGCCAGGCACTTAATGTATTTCGAATGGAATTACTTGGAGCAGAGGTGGTTCCCGCTGAGTCTGGAAGCCGTACGTTAAAGGATGCTACAAATGAAGCCATCCGCTACTGGGTTGCCAATGCGGAAGATACTTTTTACTTAATTGGTTCGGTTGTTGGTCCACATCCGTATCCAAAAATGGTCCGTGATTTTCAACGAATTATTGGAGATGAAGCAAAACGTCAGCTTCTTGAAGCAGAAGGGTGTTTGCCTTCTGAAATTATTGCCTGTGTGGGTGGCGGAAGCAATGCAATCGGTACGTTTTACCCTTACTTAGAAGACGATGTTGTCCTTACTGGCGTTGAAGCGGCAGGCCTAGGTGTCAACACCGATAAGCATGCTGCGACGATTACCAAAGGAACGCCTGGAGTGATTCACGGCTCATTAACCTATTTAATACAAGATGCGGCCGGCCAAATTATTGAGCCTTATTCCATTTCTGCCGGACTTGATTATCCAGGAGTAGGTCCCGAGCATGCGTTTCTTGCCAGCGAGGGGCGTGTGAACTATAAATCAGTAACGGACCAGCAGGCTCTTGATGCCTTAAGCCGACTTGCAAAAGAGGAAGGTATCATCCCAGCGATTGAATCCTCCCATGCATTAGCGATTGCCTTTGAACATGCTGCAAATCGTTCAAACGATGAGATTATTCTTGTTTGTTTGTCAGGTAGAGGAGACAAGGATGTTCATACCATTCGCAAACATTTACAAGGAGGGGACGATCATGAGCAGTGA
- a CDS encoding prephenate dehydrogenase, which translates to MKREVVVIGLGLIGGSIALGIRKEHDVKMVGFDINDDQVRMAVSLGIIDEKADSLESAVATADLIVLAVPVAASEKLLTDMLDFTFKEGAIITDVGSTKQTICTKAKELQNKVSFVGGHPMAGSHKSGVSAAKVHLFENAFYVFTPDEATSPQVLDMLKDWLKGTKATFLEMSPEKHDEITGAISHFPHIIAASLVHHVETEEDRNPNVTRLAAGGFRDITRIASSSPEMWRDILLQNQSGLLRLLNTWELEMQKVRTLLESRDSEGIFTYFERAKHFREKLPERKKGAIPAFYDLFVDVPDHPGAISDVTSILAQSDISLTNIRILETREDIMGVLRLSFRSEEDREQAREQLGLHTFESYTL; encoded by the coding sequence ATGAAGCGTGAAGTAGTAGTGATTGGGCTTGGATTAATCGGAGGATCCATTGCCCTTGGAATTAGAAAAGAACATGATGTAAAAATGGTCGGCTTTGATATCAATGATGATCAAGTCAGAATGGCCGTGTCGCTCGGAATTATTGACGAAAAAGCCGATTCTCTTGAATCAGCTGTAGCTACAGCTGATTTAATTGTACTTGCTGTACCTGTAGCAGCCTCAGAAAAGCTTTTAACAGATATGTTAGACTTTACATTTAAAGAGGGTGCCATTATTACAGATGTAGGAAGCACCAAACAAACCATCTGTACAAAGGCAAAGGAACTACAAAATAAAGTATCCTTTGTTGGCGGTCATCCAATGGCAGGCTCTCATAAAAGTGGTGTGAGCGCAGCGAAAGTACATTTATTTGAAAATGCGTTTTATGTGTTCACACCTGATGAGGCGACTTCTCCACAGGTATTAGATATGTTGAAGGATTGGCTTAAGGGGACTAAAGCCACGTTTCTTGAAATGTCACCCGAAAAACATGATGAAATTACAGGAGCAATCAGTCACTTCCCACACATCATCGCAGCTAGTTTAGTGCATCATGTTGAAACAGAAGAAGATCGGAATCCAAATGTGACAAGACTTGCAGCTGGAGGATTTCGTGATATTACACGAATTGCTTCCTCAAGTCCTGAAATGTGGCGTGATATCTTACTTCAAAATCAGTCGGGTTTACTAAGACTTCTTAATACGTGGGAACTGGAAATGCAAAAAGTCCGGACTCTGCTCGAGTCACGCGACAGCGAAGGTATTTTTACTTATTTTGAGCGGGCTAAACACTTTCGTGAAAAGCTTCCAGAGCGAAAAAAAGGGGCGATCCCTGCTTTTTACGATTTATTTGTTGATGTACCTGACCATCCAGGTGCCATTTCTGATGTGACGAGCATACTTGCTCAGTCTGACATCAGCTTAACAAACATTCGAATTTTAGAGACACGTGAAGATATCATGGGCGTACTGCGCTTAAGCTTCCGTTCTGAAGAAGACCGTGAGCAAGCAAGAGAACAGCTGGGACTTCATACATTTGAAAGTTATACATTATAA
- the hisC gene encoding histidinol-phosphate transaminase — protein sequence MQAKPQLYGLPAYKPGKPISEVKEELGLEKVIKLASNENPYGSSEHAKQAIIDAVNHSAIYPDGYSGELRNKVANHLNVNVDQLIFGNGTDEVIQFLCRAFLTPNDNTITADPTFSQYKLNAAIEGAEIREVPLTKTGEHNLNEMLNQIDEHTKIVWVCNPNNPSGNYIGKEEFEHFLSQVPEHVIVASDEAYIEYTVAEDYPNTIPLLNKYKNLVILRTFSKAYGLASLRIGYGVAHPELIQVMEPLRPAFNTTAYAHAAAIAALEDQEFVQQSAKKNRVELEKFEAFCQKHDLFYYPSQTNFILIDLEMPGDDIFAYLLSKGYITRSGQALGFPTCIRISIGSAEENAGVLQALEDLIQDHKQGSES from the coding sequence ATGCAGGCTAAACCACAGCTCTACGGACTGCCCGCTTATAAGCCGGGTAAGCCAATTAGTGAAGTAAAAGAAGAATTAGGACTTGAGAAAGTGATCAAACTCGCATCAAATGAGAATCCTTATGGTTCGTCTGAACATGCGAAACAAGCGATTATCGATGCTGTTAATCATTCCGCGATATACCCAGACGGTTATTCCGGTGAGTTACGAAATAAGGTTGCGAATCATTTAAATGTGAACGTAGACCAATTAATTTTTGGAAATGGAACCGATGAGGTCATTCAGTTTCTTTGTCGTGCTTTCTTAACACCAAACGATAATACGATCACGGCAGATCCGACTTTTTCTCAATATAAACTAAATGCGGCCATCGAAGGAGCAGAGATTCGTGAAGTTCCTTTAACGAAGACTGGAGAGCATAATCTAAATGAGATGCTGAATCAAATTGATGAGCATACTAAAATTGTTTGGGTGTGTAATCCAAACAATCCATCTGGAAATTATATTGGAAAAGAAGAATTTGAACACTTTTTAAGTCAAGTACCTGAGCACGTAATTGTGGCAAGTGATGAAGCGTATATTGAATACACAGTGGCAGAGGACTATCCTAATACAATTCCATTATTAAACAAATATAAAAACCTAGTGATCCTACGTACATTTTCTAAAGCGTATGGACTTGCATCACTTCGAATTGGATACGGGGTTGCGCACCCTGAGTTAATTCAAGTGATGGAACCTCTTCGCCCTGCTTTTAATACAACGGCTTATGCTCATGCAGCAGCTATTGCAGCACTTGAAGACCAAGAATTTGTTCAACAGTCAGCTAAGAAAAATCGAGTAGAACTTGAAAAATTCGAGGCATTTTGTCAAAAACATGACTTGTTCTATTATCCTTCACAAACCAATTTTATCTTAATTGATTTAGAGATGCCTGGGGATGATATTTTTGCGTATCTTTTGTCGAAAGGATATATTACACGTTCGGGACAAGCACTCGGCTTCCCAACATGCATCCGTATCTCAATCGGTTCTGCAGAAGAAAACGCGGGTGTATTACAGGCACTAGAAGATCTAATACAAGATCACAAACAAGGATCTGAATCATAG
- a CDS encoding ReoY family proteolytic degradation factor, with the protein MGNTIPVVEKKDFLKSFLKQYELKRRECAWLLNYLMSDDNLMERVHFIEQAEQTPKALVISAQGVSTIPFSFRKNQHVTTDAEKAFHDIRLNQTEEIYIELHFKGAKSYSLYLAVLEDNPYLPENQKRAEVMENEAEQLLSHSLYMFNRSKLLEQIDQALDTRDQTLFNQFTEALRLLDAEHKGT; encoded by the coding sequence ATGGGAAATACGATTCCAGTTGTTGAAAAGAAGGACTTTCTAAAAAGCTTCTTAAAACAGTATGAGCTTAAGCGTCGGGAATGCGCATGGCTGTTAAACTACCTCATGAGTGATGATAACTTAATGGAACGAGTTCATTTTATTGAACAAGCTGAGCAAACACCAAAAGCTCTTGTTATATCAGCTCAAGGTGTAAGCACCATACCCTTTTCATTTAGAAAAAATCAGCATGTCACCACCGATGCTGAGAAAGCATTTCACGATATTCGTTTAAATCAAACGGAAGAAATCTATATTGAACTTCATTTCAAAGGGGCAAAAAGCTACTCGTTATACCTTGCCGTGCTAGAAGATAATCCATATTTACCTGAGAATCAAAAACGGGCGGAAGTGATGGAGAATGAAGCAGAGCAGCTGCTTTCTCATTCATTATACATGTTTAACCGCTCAAAGCTCCTAGAGCAGATTGATCAAGCTCTTGATACGCGAGACCAGACATTGTTCAATCAATTCACGGAAGCGTTGCGTCTGTTGGATGCTGAGCATAAAGGCACGTAG
- a CDS encoding tetratricopeptide repeat protein, producing MTIIKEAIRAIEAGQTEEGLKKLERASQTDNHEDKFTVAELFYELGHTQKAQALLEELLVLYPDEGSLSVFSAEMMIDDDREDEAIEMLLDIAPSDESYLQAQILLADLYQMQSLDEVAEQKLLAASEHAPDEVIITYGLGEFYLERGDYAKSIPYLKKAVHHKEDLKGVPVELKLAEAFSATGEFEDALHYYQRGIDESMTPDALFGFGFTAYQAGDMTVAIEQLEALKSLDSDFTSLYPYLAKAYESENRLTEALEVLKDGMSADEFNDQLYLLAGKINFKQQDPIQGETNLRQSLALNPSNMEALQTLAAFLRHDEQFEELLELCTHARSYGEEDAMLDWYEAFALRSLDEYEKAYPLYEEALQAFSDDVDFLEEYAHFLMEYGKRDLAYMYFKKLLEQKPERTDIIELLEEF from the coding sequence ATGACTATAATTAAAGAGGCGATTCGCGCAATTGAAGCAGGACAGACCGAAGAAGGGTTAAAAAAGCTTGAACGCGCTAGTCAAACCGATAATCATGAAGATAAATTTACAGTAGCTGAGCTTTTTTATGAGTTAGGTCATACACAAAAAGCACAAGCCCTACTTGAAGAATTACTGGTTTTATATCCTGACGAGGGGAGCTTGTCTGTTTTTTCGGCTGAGATGATGATTGATGATGATCGAGAAGATGAAGCGATTGAAATGCTTCTTGATATCGCGCCTTCAGATGAATCTTACTTGCAGGCACAAATCTTATTAGCTGATTTGTACCAAATGCAATCGTTAGATGAGGTAGCTGAGCAGAAGCTTCTTGCGGCTAGTGAGCATGCACCTGATGAGGTCATTATCACATACGGTCTTGGTGAGTTTTACCTGGAAAGAGGAGATTACGCAAAGAGCATACCGTACTTGAAAAAAGCGGTTCATCATAAAGAAGACTTAAAAGGAGTGCCCGTTGAACTCAAGCTTGCTGAAGCTTTTAGTGCAACAGGAGAATTTGAGGATGCATTACACTACTATCAACGGGGTATAGATGAATCAATGACACCTGACGCTCTCTTTGGGTTTGGCTTTACGGCGTATCAAGCGGGAGATATGACAGTTGCTATTGAACAACTTGAAGCTCTAAAATCACTGGATTCTGATTTTACAAGCTTGTACCCTTATTTAGCAAAAGCGTATGAGTCTGAGAACCGATTAACAGAAGCACTTGAGGTTTTAAAAGATGGAATGTCTGCGGATGAATTTAATGATCAACTTTACTTGCTGGCAGGTAAGATTAACTTTAAACAGCAGGATCCCATTCAAGGGGAGACAAATCTTCGTCAATCTCTTGCATTAAATCCATCTAATATGGAAGCTCTTCAAACACTGGCAGCGTTCCTTCGCCATGATGAACAATTTGAGGAATTACTTGAGCTTTGTACCCATGCCAGGTCATACGGTGAGGAAGACGCGATGCTCGACTGGTATGAGGCCTTTGCCTTACGTTCATTAGACGAGTATGAGAAAGCTTATCCATTGTATGAAGAAGCGTTACAGGCATTTAGCGACGATGTAGATTTTCTTGAAGAATACGCTCACTTTCTTATGGAATATGGGAAGAGAGACTTGGCTTACATGTACTTTAAAAAGCTTCTTGAACAAAAGCCTGAAAGAACGGATATCATTGAACTGCTTGAGGAATTCTAA
- the trpE gene encoding anthranilate synthase component I — protein sequence MKHTSYETFKEAFQTYKTVVYSARYFVDGLTPIHITQQLHDQVAFLLESRDDESSWSRYSFIGLNPLYQLKELYGKYYTFNQSGHPIIEEDSFKEALDVTMSYLHVEPVDLPIPFRGGAVGYMSYDAIETIEPKLKRDSENAVPHYHFLFCETMLAYDHVQKELIIMVHLPVEEQTDSKSLYKEGEQKVATVLGQLEKSVSHFSPTGVPENHTDVSFDGVESNYTKQSFMRDVQIIQDYIKAGDVFQAVLSQQFTMPVTVSALDIYRVLRLINPSPYLFYLRYDQLEIVGSSPERLVQVQDRHVEIHPIAGTRPRGNTPEEDKRLAEELLADEKERAEHYMLVDLARNDVGRIATYGSVKTPKLVEIGLFSHVMHIVSKVTGELHADTQPLEALMASFPAGTVSGAPKIRAMEILQELEPTKRGIYAGAIGYLGYDGNIDSCIAIRTMTIQNGKAMIQAGAGVVADSDPESEYKETQNKAKALIRAVQVAESMFQKKEASHHV from the coding sequence ATGAAACACACTTCCTATGAAACATTCAAAGAAGCTTTTCAGACGTACAAAACGGTTGTCTATTCCGCACGTTATTTCGTTGACGGCTTAACACCAATCCATATTACTCAGCAGCTTCATGATCAAGTTGCTTTTTTACTTGAAAGTAGAGATGACGAGTCTTCATGGTCACGCTACTCGTTCATCGGTTTAAACCCACTTTACCAGTTAAAAGAATTATATGGAAAATATTATACATTTAATCAAAGTGGTCATCCAATTATAGAAGAAGACTCGTTTAAGGAAGCGTTGGACGTCACGATGAGTTATCTACATGTAGAGCCAGTTGATTTGCCAATTCCTTTTCGAGGAGGCGCAGTTGGGTACATGAGCTATGATGCCATTGAAACAATTGAACCCAAGTTAAAAAGAGATAGCGAGAATGCAGTCCCTCATTACCACTTCTTATTTTGTGAAACCATGCTTGCCTATGATCATGTGCAAAAAGAGTTAATTATTATGGTGCATTTGCCAGTAGAGGAGCAAACAGATTCAAAGTCTCTTTATAAAGAAGGAGAACAAAAAGTAGCAACCGTTCTTGGGCAACTTGAGAAATCTGTTTCACATTTTTCTCCAACGGGTGTTCCTGAAAACCATACAGACGTATCGTTCGATGGCGTTGAATCAAATTACACGAAGCAGTCGTTTATGAGAGATGTTCAGATTATTCAGGATTATATAAAAGCGGGGGATGTGTTTCAAGCCGTCTTATCGCAGCAATTTACAATGCCCGTAACCGTTTCTGCGTTAGATATTTACCGAGTGTTACGTTTAATTAATCCTTCACCTTATTTGTTTTATCTTCGGTATGATCAGCTTGAAATTGTTGGAAGCTCGCCGGAACGACTTGTTCAGGTTCAAGATCGTCATGTTGAAATTCATCCAATAGCAGGTACAAGGCCGAGAGGAAATACACCTGAAGAAGATAAACGATTAGCAGAGGAGCTTCTTGCAGATGAGAAAGAGCGAGCAGAGCATTACATGCTTGTAGACCTTGCGAGAAATGATGTTGGCCGTATTGCCACCTATGGCTCCGTTAAAACACCTAAATTAGTAGAAATCGGATTGTTTTCACATGTAATGCATATTGTCTCAAAAGTAACTGGAGAACTGCATGCGGATACACAACCATTAGAAGCACTCATGGCTTCATTTCCTGCAGGTACCGTTTCAGGAGCTCCTAAAATCCGAGCGATGGAAATTCTTCAAGAGCTTGAGCCTACAAAACGAGGCATCTACGCTGGTGCCATTGGCTACCTAGGATATGACGGCAATATTGATTCATGTATCGCTATTCGAACAATGACCATTCAAAATGGAAAAGCAATGATTCAAGCAGGGGCTGGTGTAGTGGCGGATTCGGATCCGGAATCTGAGTACAAGGAAACGCAAAACAAAGCGAAAGCGTTAATCCGTGCCGTTCAAGTAGCTGAGTCCATGTTTCAAAAAAAGGAGGCATCTCATCATGTTTAA
- a CDS encoding phosphoribosylanthranilate isomerase gives MNPLLKYCGNRSEDDLALTKKSKADYLGFVFVPGTKRFVRAEEVNKWLTKHPDTKQKVVALFVNESTETITSVCNTCPIDIIQCHGTESSTTIAEIKQATQKDVWKVIHHHDHGVSQMKEYEGIADGYIIDTKVSGSWGGTGQTFDWESIPDYLNEGKRQSVPVFIAGGVNAENIAILARYKPDGIDLSSGLERDHKKSQEVIREIERKLFRDDEL, from the coding sequence ATGAACCCTTTACTCAAATATTGTGGGAATCGTAGTGAGGACGACCTTGCTCTTACAAAGAAAAGTAAAGCCGACTATTTAGGATTTGTTTTCGTTCCAGGTACAAAACGATTTGTACGGGCAGAAGAAGTCAACAAGTGGTTAACGAAACATCCTGATACAAAGCAGAAGGTAGTCGCATTATTTGTGAATGAATCAACTGAGACGATTACATCGGTTTGCAACACCTGTCCGATTGATATTATTCAATGCCACGGTACAGAATCAAGTACAACAATTGCTGAAATTAAACAAGCAACTCAGAAAGATGTTTGGAAAGTGATTCATCATCACGATCACGGCGTATCACAGATGAAAGAATATGAGGGGATTGCAGACGGTTATATTATTGACACGAAAGTATCAGGAAGTTGGGGAGGAACCGGTCAAACCTTTGATTGGGAGAGTATACCTGACTATTTGAATGAAGGAAAACGTCAGTCTGTTCCTGTTTTTATTGCGGGTGGAGTGAATGCAGAGAATATAGCCATACTCGCTCGCTATAAGCCCGATGGCATTGATCTATCAAGTGGATTAGAGAGAGACCATAAAAAGTCACAAGAAGTGATTAGAGAGATAGAGAGGAAGTTGTTCAGAGATGACGAACTATAA
- the aroH gene encoding chorismate mutase, giving the protein MVRGIRGATTVKVNQEDDILNETERLFVAIAEHNEIDPEDVAQVLITVTDDLNATFPAKAMRRLPGWDFVPVTCAKEINVPGSLPQCVRILMTVNTSKTQQEIHHVYLNEATKLRPDLIKTSMNS; this is encoded by the coding sequence ATGGTTAGAGGAATACGTGGCGCAACAACCGTGAAGGTTAATCAAGAAGACGATATCTTAAATGAAACAGAGCGTTTATTTGTAGCGATTGCAGAACACAATGAAATTGATCCAGAGGACGTAGCGCAAGTCCTAATTACAGTTACAGACGACTTAAATGCGACATTTCCTGCAAAAGCAATGCGCAGACTGCCTGGCTGGGATTTTGTTCCGGTAACGTGTGCAAAAGAAATTAATGTTCCAGGAAGCCTGCCACAATGTGTACGCATTTTAATGACGGTTAATACATCTAAGACTCAACAAGAGATTCATCATGTGTATTTAAATGAAGCCACTAAGCTTAGACCTGATTTAATAAAAACAAGTATGAATAGTTGA
- the trpD gene encoding anthranilate phosphoribosyltransferase, which produces MFKQFLEKCAEGQFLDEHEAYAAMDLIMKNKAEVSQIASLISMMRLRGESVDELVGFARAMRAHAISIPHQVKGVLDTCGTGGDRLGTFNISTAVSFVAAAASVPVAKHGNRAVTSKSGSADVLEYLGINIQQTPVEAANALSEKGLSFLFAPLYHSSMKYAAPARKQIGFRTIFNLLGPLTNPAGAPHQLIGVSGREHALKMGEAIRRLGTTHTVLVTGKDNLDECSVYGTTQIVDVIGDTIQVYELDPQEVGLDAGELSDIQVESVEQSAVLIQQVFEGCANQSATSTVLLNAGVALYAANHVSCIQEGVHRARGLLESKKVLAFMSALNTQQQGDFKHA; this is translated from the coding sequence ATGTTTAAACAATTCCTTGAAAAATGTGCAGAGGGTCAATTCTTAGATGAACATGAAGCTTATGCGGCGATGGACCTAATTATGAAAAATAAGGCTGAAGTTAGTCAGATTGCTAGTTTAATTAGTATGATGAGACTTAGAGGTGAATCAGTAGACGAATTAGTTGGATTTGCACGAGCGATGAGAGCACACGCCATTTCCATACCTCACCAGGTAAAAGGTGTTCTTGATACATGTGGCACGGGGGGAGATCGCCTTGGAACTTTTAACATTTCAACAGCAGTCTCATTTGTTGCAGCAGCTGCAAGCGTCCCTGTTGCAAAGCATGGGAATCGAGCCGTAACCTCTAAGAGTGGTAGTGCTGATGTGCTTGAGTATTTAGGGATTAACATTCAACAGACGCCAGTAGAGGCGGCGAATGCACTTAGTGAGAAGGGCTTAAGCTTTCTATTTGCTCCCCTTTACCATTCTTCTATGAAATATGCCGCACCTGCAAGAAAACAGATTGGCTTTCGGACCATTTTTAACTTGTTAGGTCCACTTACGAATCCTGCTGGAGCGCCTCATCAGTTAATTGGGGTTTCAGGTAGAGAACATGCATTAAAAATGGGTGAAGCGATTCGAAGATTAGGAACCACTCATACCGTCCTTGTAACAGGCAAAGATAATCTAGATGAGTGCTCTGTCTATGGGACCACTCAAATTGTCGACGTGATTGGAGACACAATCCAGGTGTATGAGCTTGATCCACAGGAAGTGGGATTAGACGCGGGTGAGCTATCAGATATACAAGTGGAAAGTGTTGAACAAAGTGCGGTATTGATTCAACAAGTGTTTGAAGGATGTGCAAATCAATCAGCTACATCCACTGTGTTATTAAATGCAGGAGTTGCCTTATATGCGGCAAATCACGTTTCATGCATTCAAGAAGGTGTTCATAGGGCTCGAGGTCTACTTGAGTCAAAAAAGGTGTTAGCTTTTATGTCAGCTTTAAACACACAGCAGCAGGGGGATTTTAAACATGCTTGA